The proteins below are encoded in one region of Clostridium estertheticum:
- the asrA gene encoding anaerobic sulfite reductase subunit AsrA — protein MGFRLKIEKFDEHLERLRDKYKVYAPVKLKGKGTFADTDTIRYKEIESIKEIEFNTKATFSPKEIILPITQTLFYFTEDECKEPKCDEKKILIFVRSCDIHAMKRLDEVYLRNGDEDYYYKTLREKVKFVLMGCSDSFENCFCASMGSNKTEDYDMYTKIKNDEVFVECKSEELMNYFNKDIVGTLVVEPEYVSSNDIKVTIPENLDQKVFKSKMWDEYSSRCIACGRCNFVCGTCSCFTMQDVFSKDNKNVGERRRIWSSCQVDGFSDMAGGHGFRKDKKDRMRFKVMHKVYDFKKRAGYHMCVGCGRCDDICPEYISFSSCVNKLSKVMEAVE, from the coding sequence ATGGGATTTAGGTTGAAAATAGAGAAGTTTGATGAGCATCTTGAAAGATTAAGAGATAAATATAAGGTATATGCACCAGTAAAGCTTAAGGGAAAAGGAACTTTTGCGGACACAGATACAATTAGATATAAGGAAATAGAAAGTATAAAAGAAATAGAATTTAATACCAAAGCTACTTTTTCGCCAAAGGAAATAATACTTCCGATTACTCAAACATTATTTTACTTTACTGAGGATGAATGCAAAGAGCCGAAATGCGATGAAAAGAAAATACTAATTTTTGTAAGAAGTTGCGATATACATGCAATGAAGAGGCTTGATGAAGTTTATTTAAGAAATGGCGACGAGGATTATTATTACAAAACTTTAAGAGAAAAAGTTAAATTTGTGCTTATGGGTTGTAGTGATAGCTTCGAAAACTGTTTTTGTGCCAGTATGGGGTCTAATAAGACAGAAGATTATGATATGTACACCAAAATTAAAAATGATGAAGTTTTTGTGGAGTGTAAATCCGAGGAGCTAATGAATTATTTTAATAAGGATATAGTAGGAACACTTGTGGTAGAACCTGAATATGTATCAAGTAATGATATAAAGGTTACTATACCTGAAAACTTAGATCAAAAAGTTTTTAAATCTAAAATGTGGGATGAATATTCTTCAAGGTGTATTGCCTGTGGAAGGTGTAATTTTGTCTGTGGTACATGTTCGTGTTTCACTATGCAGGATGTTTTCTCGAAGGATAACAAGAATGTAGGAGAGAGAAGACGAATATGGTCATCTTGTCAGGTAGACGGGTTTAGTGATATGGCAGGTGGGCATGGATTTAGAAAGGATAAAAAGGATAGAATGAGATTTAAGGTTATGCACAAGGTTTATGATTTTAAAAAGAGAGCCGGATATCATATGTGTGTAGGTTGTGGTAGATGTGATGATATATGTCCTGAATATATATCTTTTTCTAGTTGCGTTAATAAACTAAGTAAAGTTATGGAGGCGGTGGAGTAA
- a CDS encoding M56 and phosphodiester glycosidase domain-containing protein → MLFLISIFKWVLYSTALGSILSLIILLFKLLLKDKLGVRWHYAIWLILIIRLLMPYGLQSSLSIFNIINFENTTITQVPYTITYKANKIFNNKESNTTVVPNFVKSNLQANTSDADQIPIYLQLISCLWLLVAIIIASYTIVMTMKLKSKFKKGHVCNNKKVLLLLLQCKNKLNIKSNIRIINTNEIKTPCIYGFINPKLLLPIGTYNFLNKNELEFIILHELAHVKRLDIIVSCISGALQIIHWFNPIIWYSFYKMSNDKELACDALALSHVNCKNYMNYGKTIIKLLESYKKTPQVYGISYIINNKSQIKRRITMISLFKKNSYKWSIIPIVTLILLGGIMLTNAKNKPVLADNKNNQTSKAITNLSSESKKSPITQYDITGNHYKGTILMIPSDKKIVVGFSEYLAKANMSTSQIAKANNDICAINAGGFTSDNLGKTFSPSGLIMHDGKIIFKDIADNNSKNNMVAFTGTGKLLVGKYSLNELNKLNVTEAISFGPALIVNGKPTITKGDGGWGIAPRTAIGQKKDGSIILLAIDGRSVKSLGATLLEVQNILLDYGAVNASNLDGGSSSTMYYNGKVINNPCDISGERKVTSTFMVLP, encoded by the coding sequence ATGTTATTTCTAATATCTATTTTTAAATGGGTATTATATTCAACAGCTTTAGGAAGTATTTTAAGTTTAATAATTCTTCTCTTTAAATTATTGCTTAAAGACAAGCTTGGCGTTAGATGGCACTATGCAATTTGGCTTATTCTTATAATTAGATTGTTAATGCCTTACGGACTACAAAGCTCATTAAGTATCTTTAATATTATTAATTTTGAAAATACAACTATAACACAAGTACCTTATACAATAACTTACAAAGCAAACAAAATTTTTAATAATAAAGAGAGTAATACAACTGTAGTTCCAAATTTTGTGAAGTCTAATTTACAAGCAAATACATCTGATGCTGACCAGATTCCGATATATTTACAATTGATAAGTTGCCTGTGGTTACTGGTCGCTATTATAATTGCTTCTTATACAATTGTAATGACGATGAAATTAAAGTCCAAGTTTAAGAAGGGTCATGTGTGTAATAATAAGAAAGTTTTACTTCTTTTATTACAATGCAAAAACAAGTTAAATATAAAATCTAATATAAGAATTATAAATACTAATGAAATTAAAACACCATGCATTTATGGATTTATAAACCCTAAATTGCTACTACCTATTGGTACTTATAATTTTCTAAATAAAAACGAATTAGAATTTATAATCTTACATGAACTAGCCCATGTAAAACGCCTTGACATAATAGTAAGTTGCATATCAGGAGCACTTCAAATAATACATTGGTTTAATCCAATTATATGGTATTCATTTTATAAAATGTCTAATGATAAGGAACTCGCTTGTGATGCTTTAGCTTTGTCTCATGTTAACTGTAAAAACTACATGAATTATGGTAAAACTATTATAAAATTGCTAGAAAGCTATAAGAAAACACCTCAAGTTTATGGTATCTCCTACATCATAAATAATAAATCTCAAATTAAAAGGAGAATTACTATGATCTCTTTATTCAAGAAAAATTCTTATAAGTGGTCGATTATACCTATAGTAACATTAATTTTATTGGGAGGAATAATGCTTACTAATGCTAAAAATAAACCAGTGTTAGCTGACAACAAAAACAATCAAACTTCAAAAGCTATCACCAATTTAAGTAGCGAAAGTAAAAAAAGTCCTATTACTCAATATGATATTACAGGTAACCATTATAAAGGTACAATATTAATGATTCCAAGTGATAAGAAGATTGTTGTTGGCTTTAGTGAATACCTTGCAAAAGCTAATATGTCCACAAGTCAGATAGCTAAAGCTAACAATGACATATGTGCTATTAACGCAGGTGGATTTACATCTGACAATTTGGGCAAAACATTTTCCCCCTCAGGACTTATAATGCATGATGGAAAGATTATTTTTAAAGATATAGCAGACAATAATAGTAAAAACAATATGGTTGCTTTTACTGGCACAGGCAAACTTCTAGTTGGTAAATATTCCTTAAATGAATTAAACAAGCTTAATGTAACGGAAGCCATTAGTTTTGGTCCTGCACTTATAGTTAATGGCAAACCCACAATTACAAAAGGCGATGGCGGTTGGGGGATTGCTCCAAGAACGGCTATAGGTCAGAAAAAAGATGGTTCAATAATTTTATTAGCTATTGATGGTAGAAGTGTAAAATCTCTAGGTGCTACTTTACTCGAAGTGCAAAATATACTTTTAGACTATGGAGCAGTAAATGCATCAAATCTTGATGGAGGAAGTTCATCAACTATGTACTATAACGGTAAAGTAATTAATAATCCGTGTGATATATCAGGGGAAAGAAAAGTAACATCTACTTTTATGGTATTGCCTTAA
- a CDS encoding BlaI/MecI/CopY family transcriptional regulator translates to MINASKISNSEWEVMKYVWANPTCTANEIVNSLSKRTDWKANTVRTLINRLVKKEVLGYNIDKKDKKTYYYFPLLSENECIKAESESFINRVFNGSLNGMIANFLNESKLSDEEIKELKNILDKKKG, encoded by the coding sequence ATGATTAATGCATCTAAAATATCAAATTCAGAATGGGAAGTTATGAAATACGTTTGGGCGAATCCCACCTGCACTGCAAATGAAATTGTTAATTCTTTAAGTAAAAGGACTGATTGGAAGGCAAATACTGTTAGAACTTTAATAAATCGTTTAGTCAAAAAAGAAGTTCTAGGTTACAACATAGATAAAAAAGATAAAAAAACATATTATTACTTTCCTTTATTATCAGAAAATGAGTGTATAAAAGCTGAGAGTGAATCCTTTATAAACCGTGTGTTTAATGGCTCATTAAATGGTATGATTGCAAACTTTTTAAACGAATCAAAATTATCTGATGAGGAAATTAAAGAACTTAAAAATATTCTTGATAAGAAGAAAGGTTAA